In one Bacteroides intestinalis DSM 17393 genomic region, the following are encoded:
- the mutS gene encoding DNA mismatch repair protein MutS — MMKQFLDLKAKHPDAVMLFRCGDFYETYSTDAVVAAEILGITLTKRANGKGKTVEMAGFPHHALDTYLPKLVRAGKRVAICDQLEDPKMTKKLVKRGITELVTPGVSINDNILNYRENNFLAAVHFGKGACGVAFLDISTGEFLTAEGPFDYVDKLLNNFAPKEVLFERGKRGMFEGNFGSKFFTFELDDWVFTETTAREKLLKHFETKNLKGFGVEHLKNGIIASGAILQYLIMTQHTQIGHITSLARIEEDKYVRLDKFTVRSLELVGSMNDGGSSLLNVIDKTISPMGARLLKRWLVFPLKDVLPINERLNVVEYFFRQPDFKELIEEQLHLIGDLERIISKVAVGRVSPREVVALKVALQAIEPIKEACMEADNASLNRIGEQLNICKSIRDRIEKEINNDPPLLINKGGVMKSGVNAELDELRQIAYSGKDYLLQIQQRESELTEIPSLKIGYNNVFGYYIEVRNTHKDKVPQEWIRKQTLANAERYITQELKEYEEKILGAEDKILILETQLYTELVQALSEFIPAIQVNANQIARLDCLLSFANVARENNYIRPVIEDNDVLDIRQGRHPVIEKQLPIGEKYIANDVMLDSSSQQIIIITGPNMAGKSALLRQTALITLLAQIGSFVPAESAHIGLVDKIFTRVGASDNISVGESTFMVEMNEAADILNNLSPRSLVLFDELGRGTSTYDGISIAWAIVEHIHEHPKAKARTLFATHYHELNEMEKSFKRIKNYNVSVKEVDNKVIFLRKLERGGSEHSFGIHVAKMAGMPKSIVKRANDILKQLEADNRQQGIASKPMAEVGETRGGMQLSFFQLEDPVLCQIRDEILNLDVNNLTPLEALNKLNDIKRIVKGK; from the coding sequence ATGATGAAACAGTTCTTGGACCTGAAAGCCAAGCATCCTGATGCCGTTATGCTGTTCCGTTGCGGCGACTTCTATGAAACTTATTCTACCGATGCTGTTGTTGCAGCCGAAATTCTGGGAATTACTCTGACTAAGCGTGCCAATGGCAAAGGAAAGACTGTTGAAATGGCGGGATTCCCTCATCATGCATTGGATACGTATCTGCCTAAACTGGTGCGTGCTGGGAAGCGTGTGGCCATCTGTGATCAGTTGGAAGACCCGAAAATGACCAAGAAGCTGGTGAAGCGGGGCATTACGGAACTGGTAACTCCCGGTGTTTCCATCAATGATAATATACTGAATTACCGGGAAAATAACTTTCTGGCTGCCGTACACTTTGGTAAAGGAGCGTGCGGTGTGGCATTTCTCGATATATCTACGGGTGAGTTCCTCACAGCAGAAGGGCCTTTCGATTATGTAGACAAGCTATTGAATAACTTCGCTCCTAAAGAAGTGCTTTTTGAACGTGGAAAACGGGGTATGTTTGAGGGTAACTTTGGAAGTAAGTTCTTTACTTTTGAACTGGACGACTGGGTATTTACAGAGACCACTGCCCGTGAGAAACTTCTGAAGCATTTTGAAACGAAGAATCTGAAAGGTTTTGGTGTAGAGCATCTCAAGAATGGTATTATTGCTTCGGGAGCTATCCTGCAATATCTCATTATGACGCAGCATACCCAGATAGGACATATCACTTCTTTGGCACGTATTGAAGAAGATAAATACGTCCGTTTGGATAAGTTCACCGTTCGCAGCCTTGAACTGGTGGGTAGCATGAACGATGGCGGCAGTAGCCTGCTGAACGTGATTGATAAGACTATCAGCCCTATGGGAGCCCGTTTGCTGAAACGTTGGCTGGTGTTTCCGTTGAAAGATGTGTTGCCTATCAATGAACGTCTGAATGTGGTGGAATACTTCTTCCGTCAGCCGGATTTCAAGGAACTGATCGAAGAACAGCTGCATCTGATAGGCGATCTGGAACGTATTATCTCTAAAGTGGCTGTAGGGCGTGTTTCTCCGCGTGAAGTAGTTGCGTTGAAGGTGGCTTTGCAGGCTATCGAACCTATCAAAGAAGCCTGTATGGAGGCGGATAATGCCAGCCTGAACCGTATCGGTGAACAACTGAATATCTGTAAGTCCATTCGCGACCGCATTGAAAAAGAGATTAATAATGATCCTCCGTTGCTGATAAACAAAGGTGGTGTCATGAAGTCGGGCGTCAATGCCGAATTGGATGAATTACGCCAGATAGCTTATTCCGGTAAAGATTATCTGCTACAGATACAGCAGCGGGAAAGTGAACTGACGGAAATTCCCAGCTTGAAGATCGGCTACAACAATGTGTTCGGTTATTATATAGAAGTCCGTAATACGCACAAAGATAAAGTTCCGCAGGAGTGGATACGTAAACAAACTCTGGCAAATGCCGAACGTTACATCACGCAGGAGCTGAAAGAGTATGAAGAAAAGATACTCGGCGCCGAGGATAAGATATTGATCCTGGAGACTCAGCTTTATACAGAGCTTGTACAGGCTTTAAGTGAGTTTATCCCTGCCATCCAGGTCAATGCAAACCAGATAGCACGTCTGGACTGCTTGCTTTCCTTTGCCAATGTGGCGCGTGAGAATAACTATATACGTCCTGTTATTGAAGATAACGATGTGCTGGATATTCGCCAGGGACGCCATCCGGTTATTGAGAAGCAACTTCCTATAGGAGAAAAATATATTGCCAATGATGTGATGCTGGATAGCAGTTCGCAACAAATCATTATCATTACCGGTCCGAATATGGCTGGTAAGTCTGCATTGTTGAGGCAAACGGCTCTGATAACGCTGTTGGCACAGATCGGTAGCTTCGTACCTGCTGAGAGTGCGCATATTGGCTTGGTGGATAAGATATTCACCCGCGTGGGTGCCAGCGATAATATCTCTGTTGGCGAATCTACATTTATGGTAGAGATGAATGAGGCTGCGGATATCTTGAATAACCTGTCTCCGCGCAGCTTAGTGCTCTTTGATGAGCTGGGACGAGGTACGTCTACTTACGACGGTATTTCTATCGCTTGGGCGATTGTAGAGCATATCCATGAGCATCCTAAAGCAAAAGCACGTACATTGTTTGCTACGCACTACCATGAATTGAACGAAATGGAGAAGAGCTTCAAACGTATCAAGAACTACAATGTTTCCGTTAAGGAGGTGGATAATAAAGTTATCTTCCTGCGTAAACTGGAACGTGGCGGCAGTGAACACTCTTTCGGTATCCATGTAGCAAAGATGGCGGGTATGCCGAAAAGCATTGTAAAACGTGCGAATGACATATTGAAGCAACTGGAAGCGGATAATCGCCAGCAAGGTATTGCAAGTAAGCCGATGGCGGAAGTGGGAGAAACGCGTGGCGGCATGCAGCTTAGTTTCTTCCAATTGGAAGATCCGGTTCTTTGCCAGATACGGGATGAGATATTGAATCTGGATGTGAATAACCTGACGCCGTTGGAGGCGTTGAATAAATTGAATGATATTAAGAGGATTGTAAAAGGGAAATAG
- a CDS encoding two-component regulator propeller domain-containing protein has product MRNIHKVFRFIWLLSCFICCFPLANYAYSLRQFSNKNGLSNSAILSLHQDHQGVIWIGSCDGLNVFDGTRIQVYTPVYSSETLLSGNLINHIMEAEENVLWIQTNYGLDRLDTKHQICQSFPDFKDNNYITKSDDNELFIVKDDGYLYHYQREKQDFRKLEVPPVAFEHVLSTIIDENNILWIFTSDHDTRSYQIHKTDQGVTLTPNNLFKHTGKLLWAFAEDHLVYFIDDTYSLYEYNFNNQQEYYIADLKTEIESRGEVSSIIKQQNDYYIGFKSSGLILLKYMTDQKVKYQMQSTEIHSGIFCLMKDKFQDIVWIGTDGQGVYMYFNDAFSITNTLLDTPVYQINNPIRALYCDEEQTLWIGTKGGGIVRINNYSSDKEPLTSFNRISAANSTLTDNAVYCFAPGATGKLWIGTENGINYYSYQSKQLKEFPVVADNKKVKYVHSINELNDTTLWVSTVGEGIVKVILNNTGSSPVVKSATRIVLDKGRMASNYFFTSFQESDSILWFGNRGYGAYRLNVETGEMTPYKFDDVVKSQTANDIFAIYKNEKGYWLGTSSGLLHLNQDYSHRHDRADLFSNNTVHGILEDQQNNLWISTNQGLVRFNPQTNTGQTYDRQNGLEVTEFSDGAFYKDLRTGTLFFGGTNGFVTIKPNTYRMADYMPQISLKGLSIFGKEYNIYDFLHKKKEKEILQLDYSQNFFCINFMAVDYINGNNYSYSYKLDEVSNQWIESGTSASAVFSNLPPGQYRLLVKYRNNMNGKESEPQTLLIQITPPWYLSTWAYIFYFIIIALLCILAVYRIIGQYRRKQHRIIEKLNREKKEEVYESKLRFFTNITHEFCTPLTLIYGPCEKILAYPQSDSYIRKYGKMIQQNTEKLNSLILELLEFRRLETGHKALSIQRLPVSDKLRNIAESFCELAENKNLNYQLDIEPDIEWNTDISCFNKIANNLISNAFKYTPEEGTITVSLKTENQHLTLSISNSGKGIAKENLSKIFDRYKILDSFEMNGKNSRNGLGLAICKSMTTLLNGEINVSSIQNEVTTFTVTLPELSPSQQEADMSRKEYETTPINTNTESIELEQTIKKFDSSKHTIMIIDDDPSMLWFVSEIFVDKYNVLSFGSAQEALANLEQKQPDLIISDVMMPETDGLSFAQKIKQNKLWSHIPLILLSALHHEDDQVKGIEAGAEVYVTKPFNVKYLEKVVYRLIQRESDLKEYYSSIFSSFTVENGNCIHKEDQEFLDKVIETIEKNITNPDLSVELLSSDLGYSTRQFYRKLKPITEKSPADIIKEYRLTMAEHLLLTKNFTIEEIMDRTGFNNRGTFYKLFSSHFGMPPRQYREQQKDNVKIEKSLL; this is encoded by the coding sequence ATGAGAAACATCCACAAAGTATTCCGGTTTATATGGTTGCTTTCATGCTTTATATGTTGTTTCCCTTTGGCGAATTATGCATATAGCCTACGACAGTTCTCCAATAAAAACGGACTATCCAATAGTGCTATCCTGTCTCTTCACCAAGATCATCAAGGAGTCATCTGGATCGGTTCATGTGACGGTCTGAATGTTTTCGATGGCACCCGCATACAGGTATATACCCCAGTCTATTCTTCAGAAACATTACTTTCGGGAAATCTGATCAACCATATCATGGAAGCCGAAGAGAACGTATTATGGATACAAACCAATTACGGATTGGATAGGTTGGACACCAAACATCAAATCTGCCAAAGTTTCCCGGACTTTAAAGACAATAACTACATCACCAAAAGTGACGATAACGAACTCTTCATCGTGAAAGATGACGGATATCTTTATCATTACCAACGGGAAAAACAGGATTTCCGGAAGTTGGAGGTTCCCCCAGTTGCTTTTGAACATGTATTATCCACGATTATCGATGAAAATAATATTCTCTGGATTTTCACATCAGATCATGATACCCGTAGCTACCAGATTCATAAAACAGATCAGGGAGTGACCCTAACTCCTAACAATCTGTTCAAGCATACCGGAAAACTGCTATGGGCTTTTGCAGAAGATCACTTAGTCTATTTCATTGACGATACTTACTCATTATACGAATATAATTTCAACAATCAACAAGAGTACTATATAGCCGACCTTAAAACCGAAATCGAGTCACGTGGAGAGGTATCTTCTATTATCAAGCAACAGAACGACTATTACATCGGCTTCAAGAGCAGCGGACTAATTCTATTAAAATACATGACCGACCAGAAAGTGAAATACCAGATGCAATCTACCGAAATACATTCGGGAATCTTCTGCCTGATGAAAGACAAGTTTCAGGATATCGTATGGATAGGAACAGACGGTCAAGGCGTATATATGTACTTTAACGATGCTTTTTCCATAACAAACACGCTGCTGGATACCCCTGTTTACCAGATTAACAACCCCATACGCGCACTTTACTGTGATGAGGAACAAACATTATGGATAGGAACTAAAGGAGGTGGCATAGTACGTATCAATAATTATTCTTCTGATAAGGAGCCGCTAACTTCCTTCAACCGTATTTCTGCTGCTAACAGCACACTGACTGATAATGCCGTCTATTGCTTTGCTCCCGGCGCTACAGGCAAACTATGGATAGGTACCGAAAACGGCATTAATTATTATTCGTACCAAAGCAAACAACTAAAGGAGTTTCCAGTCGTTGCCGATAATAAGAAAGTGAAATACGTACATTCTATCAATGAACTGAATGATACTACCTTATGGGTATCTACCGTTGGGGAGGGTATCGTAAAGGTAATTCTGAATAATACCGGAAGCTCGCCAGTTGTTAAATCAGCCACCAGAATTGTTCTGGATAAAGGGCGCATGGCATCCAATTACTTCTTTACCTCTTTCCAGGAAAGTGACTCCATACTCTGGTTTGGTAATCGTGGCTACGGTGCTTACCGGCTTAATGTAGAAACCGGTGAAATGACTCCCTACAAGTTTGACGATGTTGTAAAAAGTCAGACTGCCAATGATATATTCGCTATTTACAAAAACGAAAAGGGATATTGGCTAGGCACCAGTTCAGGATTGCTGCACTTGAATCAGGATTACTCTCATCGGCATGACCGGGCGGACCTGTTCTCAAACAACACCGTACACGGCATTTTAGAGGATCAGCAAAACAACCTCTGGATCAGCACGAATCAAGGGCTGGTAAGATTTAACCCGCAGACAAACACCGGACAGACATACGACAGGCAAAACGGTCTGGAAGTCACTGAATTCAGTGATGGAGCTTTTTATAAGGACTTACGAACCGGAACCTTATTCTTCGGAGGTACAAACGGCTTTGTAACCATCAAGCCTAATACATACAGGATGGCAGACTATATGCCTCAGATAAGCCTGAAAGGATTGTCTATCTTCGGAAAAGAATATAATATATATGACTTTCTTCATAAAAAGAAAGAAAAGGAAATACTCCAACTGGACTACAGCCAGAATTTCTTTTGCATTAATTTTATGGCAGTCGATTACATAAACGGCAACAACTATTCTTATTCTTACAAACTGGATGAGGTTAGTAACCAGTGGATAGAAAGTGGAACGTCAGCCAGTGCCGTATTTTCCAATCTTCCACCCGGACAATATAGGCTGTTAGTAAAATACAGAAATAACATGAATGGGAAAGAGTCTGAACCTCAGACTCTTCTGATTCAGATCACTCCACCATGGTATTTAAGTACCTGGGCATATATCTTCTATTTCATAATCATAGCTTTGCTCTGTATTCTTGCTGTCTACAGGATTATCGGTCAATACCGTCGGAAACAACACCGCATCATCGAAAAGCTGAACCGGGAAAAGAAAGAAGAAGTTTACGAATCCAAACTTCGCTTCTTTACCAACATTACACACGAGTTCTGTACACCGCTCACACTGATTTACGGTCCATGCGAAAAGATACTTGCTTACCCGCAATCAGACTCATATATCCGCAAATACGGAAAGATGATACAGCAGAATACGGAGAAACTGAATAGCTTGATTCTGGAATTGCTTGAATTCCGTAGGCTGGAAACCGGCCATAAGGCACTTTCCATCCAAAGATTACCGGTATCGGACAAGCTCCGGAATATTGCAGAATCATTCTGTGAACTGGCCGAGAATAAGAACTTGAATTATCAATTGGATATCGAACCGGATATTGAATGGAATACGGATATCAGTTGTTTCAACAAGATAGCCAATAACCTGATCTCCAATGCCTTTAAATATACTCCGGAAGAAGGCACTATTACCGTTAGCCTGAAGACAGAGAATCAACATCTGACCCTTAGCATATCCAATTCCGGAAAAGGCATAGCGAAAGAAAACCTTTCGAAGATATTCGACCGCTACAAGATATTGGATTCCTTTGAGATGAATGGGAAGAATTCACGAAACGGTCTCGGATTGGCTATTTGCAAAAGCATGACTACTTTGTTGAACGGAGAAATCAATGTCAGCAGTATCCAAAACGAAGTAACGACATTTACAGTTACTTTACCGGAACTATCACCAAGCCAACAAGAGGCAGATATGTCCCGGAAAGAATATGAAACAACACCTATAAATACTAATACAGAATCTATAGAGTTAGAACAGACCATTAAGAAATTCGATAGTTCGAAACACACAATTATGATTATTGATGACGATCCTTCCATGCTGTGGTTTGTTTCGGAAATATTTGTAGATAAATACAATGTACTATCTTTCGGCAGCGCCCAAGAGGCTCTGGCTAACCTGGAACAAAAACAACCGGATCTGATTATCTCAGATGTGATGATGCCTGAAACAGACGGACTTTCTTTCGCCCAGAAAATCAAGCAGAATAAGTTATGGAGCCATATTCCACTTATTTTATTATCCGCACTTCATCACGAAGACGATCAGGTGAAAGGTATTGAAGCCGGTGCGGAGGTATACGTAACGAAGCCTTTCAACGTGAAATACCTGGAAAAAGTGGTCTATCGATTGATTCAGCGCGAATCGGACTTAAAAGAATATTACAGTTCCATATTCAGTTCCTTCACCGTAGAAAATGGGAACTGCATCCATAAGGAAGATCAGGAATTTCTGGATAAAGTAATAGAAACCATAGAGAAGAACATCACCAATCCCGACTTGTCCGTCGAATTATTGAGCAGTGATTTGGGATACAGCACCCGTCAATTCTACCGGAAACTGAAACCGATTACCGAAAAGTCACCGGCTGATATCATCAAGGAATATCGTCTTACGATGGCCGAACATTTGTTACTGACCAAGAATTTCACTATTGAAGAAATTATGGATCGGACAGGGTTCAATAACCGCGGCACCTTCTATAAGTTGTTCTCTTCACACTTCGGCATGCCGCCGCGACAGTACAGAGAACAGCAGAAGGATAACGTAAAGATAGAGAAGTCTTTATTATAA
- a CDS encoding glycoside hydrolase family 76 protein → MIRVSLGVAMILLLTSTAICKAEDFRKKTDQTSGYTQKEVWMAYDGFNKTFLDSNKYIYKTDTSFEQAIDRGNGAAAIWCQPIYWEMAMNAYKLAKSEKDKRRTKEMRKLCEKIFAGNKAHYAHFDFDDNNENTGWFIYDDIMWWTIALSRAYELFGEEEYLRLAEASFKRVWYGSDKVGDTGSYDEEDGGMFWQWQPIRNPNPNKPGDGKMACINFPTVVAALTLYNNVPEGRPEQTGQIPECQSKRQYLAKGKEVYEWGVENLLDQKTGRVADSRHGKGAPNWKAHVYNQATFIGASVLLYKATGEKRYLDHALLAADYTFNEMSSAEHILPFEHGIEQGIYTAIFAQYIAMLVYDCGQTQYLPYLHRNICSGWSNRDEVRGICGGEYTQALSTDVVVDSYSASGIPALMLLFPAIR, encoded by the coding sequence ATGATAAGAGTCTCTTTGGGAGTGGCAATGATTTTATTGCTGACATCGACTGCTATATGCAAGGCAGAGGATTTCAGAAAGAAAACAGATCAGACATCCGGGTATACTCAGAAAGAAGTCTGGATGGCTTATGACGGATTTAATAAAACCTTTCTGGATTCAAACAAATATATCTATAAAACGGATACCTCCTTCGAACAGGCGATTGACCGCGGTAATGGTGCCGCAGCTATCTGGTGCCAGCCCATTTATTGGGAAATGGCTATGAATGCATATAAGCTGGCTAAGTCGGAGAAAGATAAAAGGAGAACTAAAGAGATGAGAAAGCTTTGTGAGAAGATTTTTGCTGGAAACAAAGCACATTATGCACATTTTGATTTTGATGATAATAATGAAAACACAGGTTGGTTCATTTATGATGATATAATGTGGTGGACTATTGCTCTGTCGCGTGCCTATGAGCTATTTGGGGAGGAAGAATATCTTCGACTGGCAGAAGCCAGTTTTAAGCGGGTATGGTATGGCTCGGATAAGGTAGGAGACACAGGATCTTATGATGAAGAGGATGGAGGTATGTTCTGGCAATGGCAACCTATACGGAATCCGAATCCCAATAAACCCGGAGATGGAAAGATGGCCTGTATCAATTTTCCCACTGTAGTAGCCGCCCTGACTCTCTATAACAATGTACCGGAAGGAAGACCGGAGCAAACCGGACAAATTCCTGAATGCCAGTCAAAGAGGCAATATCTGGCGAAGGGTAAAGAGGTTTATGAATGGGGAGTTGAGAATCTGTTGGATCAGAAAACGGGTCGCGTTGCCGATAGCCGTCATGGTAAGGGTGCTCCGAATTGGAAAGCACATGTTTATAATCAGGCTACTTTTATCGGAGCCTCCGTTTTATTGTATAAAGCTACAGGTGAAAAACGCTATCTGGATCATGCGCTCCTGGCAGCTGACTATACTTTCAATGAGATGTCTTCTGCGGAACATATACTACCTTTTGAGCATGGAATCGAGCAAGGTATTTATACTGCTATTTTTGCTCAGTACATTGCTATGTTGGTATATGATTGCGGACAGACTCAATATCTTCCATATCTGCACCGCAATATTTGTTCCGGTTGGTCCAACAGGGATGAAGTACGTGGCATTTGTGGCGGTGAGTATACCCAAGCACTGTCAACCGATGTAGTGGTTGACAGTTATTCCGCTTCAGGCATACCGGCGCTGATGCTTTTGTTCCCTGCTATTCGATAA